A single Nicotiana tabacum cultivar K326 chromosome 5, ASM71507v2, whole genome shotgun sequence DNA region contains:
- the LOC142181022 gene encoding fructose-1,6-bisphosphatase 1, chloroplastic-like, which translates to MYSSSVIFVLTLGKGVFSFTLDPMFGEFILTQENIQIPKAGKIYAFNEGNYQLWDDRLKKYIDRLKEPGPNCKPYSARYIGSLVGDFHRTLLYGGIYGYPRDKKSRNGKLRLLYECAPMSFIVEQAGGKGSDGQQRILDIQPVEIHQRVPLFIGSTEEVEKLEKYLS; encoded by the exons ATGTACTCGAGCTCTGTGATTTTTGTGCTCACGTTGGGAAAAGGAGTCTTTTCTTTCACCTTGGATCCAATGTTTGGAGAATTCATTCTAACTCAAGAAAACATCCAAATACCAAAAGCTGGAAAGATCTATGCGTTCAACGAAGGAAACTACCAGCTATGGGATGACAGGTTGAAGAAGTACATCGATCGCTTGAAGGAACCCGGTCCTAATTGTAAGCCTTATTCGGCTAGGTACATTGGCAGTTTGGTTGGTGATTTTCATAGGACACTTTTATATGGTGGTATTTATGGCTACCCGCGAGACAAAAAGAGCAGGAACGGGAAGTTGAGGCTTTTGTATGAATGCGCGCCCATGAGCTTTATTGTAGAACAAGCTGGTGGCAAAGGATCAGATGGCCAACAAAGAATTCTTGATATTCAACCAGTTGAG ATACATCAAAGAGTTCCATTGTTTATTGGAAGCACAGAAGAAGTTGAAAAATTGGAGAAGTACTTGTCTTAA
- the LOC107815643 gene encoding fructose-1,6-bisphosphatase, chloroplastic-like isoform X1 — protein MAVSTTTAPTSNFSFSSFHSISRLSLFQLYALHKKTSFLYTKNSIKRSCGHRGVRCMVIDRGATEAIKTKKQNGYKLQTLTSWLLMQEQDGVIDSELTIVISSTSMACKQIASLVQRAGISKLTGGQGAVNVQGEDQKKLDVVSNEVFSNCLRSSGRIGIIASEEEDVPVAVEESYYGNYIVVFDPLDGSSNVDAAVSTGSMWFSLKFMLYLLDTFLTMWSKGA, from the exons ATGGCGGTTTCAACTACCACAGCGCCAACTTCAAACTTTAGCTTCTCTAGCTTTCATTCCATTTCTCGCCTGTCTCTTTTTCAACTATATGCTCTACATAAAAAGACTTCATTTTTGTACACCAAAAACAGCATAAAGAGAAGCTGTGGACATAGAGGAGTGAGGTGCATGGTCATTGATAGAGGTGCAACAGAGGCTATAAAAACCAAGAAACAGAATGGATATAAGCTGCAGACATTGACTAGCTGGTTGTTGATGCAAGAACAAGATGGGGTTATTGATTCTGAACTTACTATTGTTATTTCAAGTACTTCTATGGCTTGTAAGCAGATTGCTTCTCTGGTTCAGAGAGCTGGCATTTCAAAACTTACTGGAGGTCAAGGTGCTGTTAATGTTCAAGGAGAGGACCAAAAGAAGCTTGATGTTGTCTCTAATGAG GTATTCTCTAATTGTCTAAGGTCAAGTGGACGGATAGGGATTATAGCGTCAGAGGAAGAAGACGTACCAGTGGCAGTAGAGGAGAGTTACTATGGAAACTACATTGTCGTATTTGATCCTCTTGATGGATCATCAAATGTTGATGCTGCTGTATCTACTGGCTCTATGTGGTTTAGTCTCAAATTTATGTTATATCTGCTAGATACTTT CTTGACAATGTGGAGCAAAGGTGCATAG
- the LOC107815643 gene encoding fructose-1,6-bisphosphatase, chloroplastic-like isoform X2, translating to MAVSTTTAPTSNFSFSSFHSISRLSLFQLYALHKKTSFLYTKNSIKRSCGHRGVRCMVIDRGATEAIKTKKQNGYKLQTLTSWLLMQEQDGVIDSELTIVISSTSMACKQIASLVQRAGISKLTGGQGAVNVQGEDQKKLDVVSNEVFSNCLRSSGRIGIIASEEEDVPVAVEESYYGNYIVVFDPLDGSSNVDAAVSTGSMWFSLKFMLYLLDTLSYT from the exons ATGGCGGTTTCAACTACCACAGCGCCAACTTCAAACTTTAGCTTCTCTAGCTTTCATTCCATTTCTCGCCTGTCTCTTTTTCAACTATATGCTCTACATAAAAAGACTTCATTTTTGTACACCAAAAACAGCATAAAGAGAAGCTGTGGACATAGAGGAGTGAGGTGCATGGTCATTGATAGAGGTGCAACAGAGGCTATAAAAACCAAGAAACAGAATGGATATAAGCTGCAGACATTGACTAGCTGGTTGTTGATGCAAGAACAAGATGGGGTTATTGATTCTGAACTTACTATTGTTATTTCAAGTACTTCTATGGCTTGTAAGCAGATTGCTTCTCTGGTTCAGAGAGCTGGCATTTCAAAACTTACTGGAGGTCAAGGTGCTGTTAATGTTCAAGGAGAGGACCAAAAGAAGCTTGATGTTGTCTCTAATGAG GTATTCTCTAATTGTCTAAGGTCAAGTGGACGGATAGGGATTATAGCGTCAGAGGAAGAAGACGTACCAGTGGCAGTAGAGGAGAGTTACTATGGAAACTACATTGTCGTATTTGATCCTCTTGATGGATCATCAAATGTTGATGCTGCTGTATCTACTGGCTCTATGTGGTTTAGTCTCAAATTTATGTTATATCTGCTAGATACTTTGTCCTATA CTTGA
- the LOC107815643 gene encoding fructose-1,6-bisphosphatase, chloroplastic-like isoform X3, protein MAVSTTTAPTSNFSFSSFHSISRLSLFQLYALHKKTSFLYTKNSIKRSCGHRGVRCMVIDRGATEAIKTKKQNGYKLQTLTSWLLMQEQDGVIDSELTIVISSTSMACKQIASLVQRAGISKLTGGQGAVNVQGEDQKKLDVVSNEVFSNCLRSSGRIGIIASEEEDVPVAVEESYYGNYIVVFDPLDGSSNVDAAVSTGSITIIKIVS, encoded by the exons ATGGCGGTTTCAACTACCACAGCGCCAACTTCAAACTTTAGCTTCTCTAGCTTTCATTCCATTTCTCGCCTGTCTCTTTTTCAACTATATGCTCTACATAAAAAGACTTCATTTTTGTACACCAAAAACAGCATAAAGAGAAGCTGTGGACATAGAGGAGTGAGGTGCATGGTCATTGATAGAGGTGCAACAGAGGCTATAAAAACCAAGAAACAGAATGGATATAAGCTGCAGACATTGACTAGCTGGTTGTTGATGCAAGAACAAGATGGGGTTATTGATTCTGAACTTACTATTGTTATTTCAAGTACTTCTATGGCTTGTAAGCAGATTGCTTCTCTGGTTCAGAGAGCTGGCATTTCAAAACTTACTGGAGGTCAAGGTGCTGTTAATGTTCAAGGAGAGGACCAAAAGAAGCTTGATGTTGTCTCTAATGAG GTATTCTCTAATTGTCTAAGGTCAAGTGGACGGATAGGGATTATAGCGTCAGAGGAAGAAGACGTACCAGTGGCAGTAGAGGAGAGTTACTATGGAAACTACATTGTCGTATTTGATCCTCTTGATGGATCATCAAATGTTGATGCTGCTGTATCTACTGGCTCTAT AACGATCATCAAAATAGTTAGTTAA
- the LOC107815643 gene encoding fructose-1,6-bisphosphatase, chloroplastic-like isoform X6 yields the protein MAVSTTTAPTSNFSFSSFHSISRLSLFQLYALHKKTSFLYTKNSIKRSCGHRGVRCMVIDRGATEAIKTKKQNGYKLQTLTSWLLMQEQDGVIDSELTIVISSTSMACKQIASLVQRAGISKLTGGQGAVNVQGEDQKKLDVVSNEVFSNCLRSSGRIGIIASEEEDVPVAVEESYYGNYIVVFDPLDGSSNVDAAVSTGSI from the exons ATGGCGGTTTCAACTACCACAGCGCCAACTTCAAACTTTAGCTTCTCTAGCTTTCATTCCATTTCTCGCCTGTCTCTTTTTCAACTATATGCTCTACATAAAAAGACTTCATTTTTGTACACCAAAAACAGCATAAAGAGAAGCTGTGGACATAGAGGAGTGAGGTGCATGGTCATTGATAGAGGTGCAACAGAGGCTATAAAAACCAAGAAACAGAATGGATATAAGCTGCAGACATTGACTAGCTGGTTGTTGATGCAAGAACAAGATGGGGTTATTGATTCTGAACTTACTATTGTTATTTCAAGTACTTCTATGGCTTGTAAGCAGATTGCTTCTCTGGTTCAGAGAGCTGGCATTTCAAAACTTACTGGAGGTCAAGGTGCTGTTAATGTTCAAGGAGAGGACCAAAAGAAGCTTGATGTTGTCTCTAATGAG GTATTCTCTAATTGTCTAAGGTCAAGTGGACGGATAGGGATTATAGCGTCAGAGGAAGAAGACGTACCAGTGGCAGTAGAGGAGAGTTACTATGGAAACTACATTGTCGTATTTGATCCTCTTGATGGATCATCAAATGTTGATGCTGCTGTATCTACTGGCTCTAT TTAA
- the LOC107815643 gene encoding fructose-1,6-bisphosphatase, chloroplastic-like isoform X4, translated as MAVSTTTAPTSNFSFSSFHSISRLSLFQLYALHKKTSFLYTKNSIKRSCGHRGVRCMVIDRGATEAIKTKKQNGYKLQTLTSWLLMQEQDGVIDSELTIVISSTSMACKQIASLVQRAGISKLTGGQGAVNVQGEDQKKLDVVSNEVFSNCLRSSGRIGIIASEEEDVPVAVEESYYGNYIVVFDPLDGSSNVDAAVSTGSMWFIS; from the exons ATGGCGGTTTCAACTACCACAGCGCCAACTTCAAACTTTAGCTTCTCTAGCTTTCATTCCATTTCTCGCCTGTCTCTTTTTCAACTATATGCTCTACATAAAAAGACTTCATTTTTGTACACCAAAAACAGCATAAAGAGAAGCTGTGGACATAGAGGAGTGAGGTGCATGGTCATTGATAGAGGTGCAACAGAGGCTATAAAAACCAAGAAACAGAATGGATATAAGCTGCAGACATTGACTAGCTGGTTGTTGATGCAAGAACAAGATGGGGTTATTGATTCTGAACTTACTATTGTTATTTCAAGTACTTCTATGGCTTGTAAGCAGATTGCTTCTCTGGTTCAGAGAGCTGGCATTTCAAAACTTACTGGAGGTCAAGGTGCTGTTAATGTTCAAGGAGAGGACCAAAAGAAGCTTGATGTTGTCTCTAATGAG GTATTCTCTAATTGTCTAAGGTCAAGTGGACGGATAGGGATTATAGCGTCAGAGGAAGAAGACGTACCAGTGGCAGTAGAGGAGAGTTACTATGGAAACTACATTGTCGTATTTGATCCTCTTGATGGATCATCAAATGTTGATGCTGCTGTATCTACTGGCTCTATGTGGTTTA TTAGTTAA
- the LOC107815643 gene encoding fructose-1,6-bisphosphatase, chloroplastic-like isoform X5, giving the protein MAVSTTTAPTSNFSFSSFHSISRLSLFQLYALHKKTSFLYTKNSIKRSCGHRGVRCMVIDRGATEAIKTKKQNGYKLQTLTSWLLMQEQDGVIDSELTIVISSTSMACKQIASLVQRAGISKLTGGQGAVNVQGEDQKKLDVVSNEVFSNCLRSSGRIGIIASEEEDVPVAVEESYYGNYIVVFDPLDGSSNVDAAVSTGSIYELC; this is encoded by the exons ATGGCGGTTTCAACTACCACAGCGCCAACTTCAAACTTTAGCTTCTCTAGCTTTCATTCCATTTCTCGCCTGTCTCTTTTTCAACTATATGCTCTACATAAAAAGACTTCATTTTTGTACACCAAAAACAGCATAAAGAGAAGCTGTGGACATAGAGGAGTGAGGTGCATGGTCATTGATAGAGGTGCAACAGAGGCTATAAAAACCAAGAAACAGAATGGATATAAGCTGCAGACATTGACTAGCTGGTTGTTGATGCAAGAACAAGATGGGGTTATTGATTCTGAACTTACTATTGTTATTTCAAGTACTTCTATGGCTTGTAAGCAGATTGCTTCTCTGGTTCAGAGAGCTGGCATTTCAAAACTTACTGGAGGTCAAGGTGCTGTTAATGTTCAAGGAGAGGACCAAAAGAAGCTTGATGTTGTCTCTAATGAG GTATTCTCTAATTGTCTAAGGTCAAGTGGACGGATAGGGATTATAGCGTCAGAGGAAGAAGACGTACCAGTGGCAGTAGAGGAGAGTTACTATGGAAACTACATTGTCGTATTTGATCCTCTTGATGGATCATCAAATGTTGATGCTGCTGTATCTACTGGCTCTAT TTACGAATTGTGTTAG
- the LOC107815642 gene encoding uncharacterized protein LOC107815642 codes for MASTLKYSMIIFFASALFLQGTLGNFICEDLPTNVCGFAIATSGKRCLLENSAGEDGKVEYQCKTSEVIVGNMKEHIETDECVDACGCDRNSVGISSDALLDSQFTFKLCSPACYQKCANIVDLYFNLAAGEGVYLPDLCNKQRTNPHRAMIELSSNGAALEDVADAPAPSPVSF; via the exons atGGCTTCCACGTTGAAATATTCCATGATTATTTTCTTTGCTAGCGCCCTTTTTCTCCAAGGCACTTTGG GGAATTTCATTTGTGAGGATTTGCCAACAAATGTGTGTGGTTTCGCGATCGCGACATCAGGGAAGAGGTGTTTGTTGGAGAATTCAGCAGGGGAAGATGGGAAGGTGGAATATCAATGCAAGACATCTGAGGTTATTGTTGGAAACATGAAGGAACATATTGAGACAGATGAATGTGTTGATGCTTGTGGATGTGACAGGAACTCTGTTGGGATTTCTTCTGATGCTTTGCTTGATTCTCAATTCACCTTTAAGCTTTGCTCCCCTGCTTGTTACCAAAAATGTGCTAACATTGTTGACCTTTACTTCAACTTGGCTGCTGGAGAAG GAGTATATTTGCCAGATTTATGCAACAAACAGAGAACCAACCCACACCGTGCTATGATTGAGCTCTCAAGCAACGGAGCTGCACTCGAAGATGTAGCTGATGCTCCAGCTCCTTCCCCAGTTTCTTTCTAA